Proteins encoded within one genomic window of Brachybacterium muris:
- a CDS encoding DUF3375 domain-containing protein, whose protein sequence is MTSPEPNRWTSHRADAVVARKENYEQLRRLSTWRLLAATKAPAVLAILQSVFPAGDRRLPRSELVARVGTHLALLHDEEQEPSTSSTSRIGRSAAEYVDGWVREGYLTRRDDPAQTETTFEPSPATIDAIQFIASLEEHRPTTTQSRLQLVVQQFDRLAQETETDRDVRLADLQRRRERIEQEIRDLAEGELMLPSTEASLDRLRDVLQIAADLSGDFLQYREDLRAVDLHLREQILSPEGSRGEVLEQLLAGDDLLGQSSVGRTFTAFFRMLNDPVQTRTAQELVDRLLSRDFARALSRDERARLANVFSDLYEPAQEVLDVKTELYRSLARFVRSQDFRQHRVSIRSRGSHRILLLGTADRADGGQ, encoded by the coding sequence GTGACATCACCCGAGCCGAACCGGTGGACCTCGCACCGCGCCGATGCCGTGGTGGCCCGCAAGGAGAACTACGAACAGCTGCGCCGCCTGAGCACCTGGCGCCTGCTGGCCGCGACCAAGGCACCCGCCGTGCTCGCGATCCTGCAGTCCGTGTTCCCGGCAGGCGACCGCAGGCTCCCGCGCAGCGAGCTCGTGGCCCGTGTGGGCACCCACCTGGCCCTGCTGCACGACGAGGAGCAGGAGCCCAGCACCAGCAGTACCAGTCGGATCGGCCGCTCCGCGGCGGAGTACGTGGACGGCTGGGTGCGCGAGGGGTACCTGACCCGGCGCGACGACCCGGCGCAGACCGAGACCACCTTCGAGCCCTCCCCGGCCACGATCGACGCGATCCAGTTCATCGCCTCCCTCGAGGAGCACCGGCCCACCACCACCCAGTCCCGCCTGCAGCTGGTGGTCCAGCAGTTCGACCGCCTGGCCCAGGAGACCGAGACCGACCGGGACGTGCGCCTGGCAGACCTGCAGCGGCGCCGTGAGCGCATCGAGCAGGAGATCCGCGACCTCGCCGAGGGCGAGCTGATGCTGCCCAGCACCGAGGCCTCCCTGGACCGCCTGCGGGACGTGCTGCAGATCGCCGCCGATCTCTCCGGGGACTTCCTGCAGTACCGGGAGGACCTGCGCGCCGTGGACCTGCACCTGCGCGAGCAGATCCTCTCCCCGGAAGGGTCCCGCGGCGAGGTGCTGGAGCAGCTGCTGGCCGGCGACGACCTGTTGGGCCAGTCCTCGGTGGGCCGCACCTTCACCGCGTTCTTCCGGATGCTGAACGACCCGGTGCAGACCCGCACCGCGCAGGAGCTGGTGGACCGCCTGCTCTCCCGCGACTTCGCCCGCGCGCTGAGCCGGGACGAGCGCGCCCGCCTGGCCAACGTGTTCTCGGACCTGTACGAGCCGGCGCAGGAAGTGCTGGACGTGAAGACCGAGCTGTACCGCTCCCTGGCCCGCTTCGTGCGGTCCCAGGACTTCCGCCAGCACCGGGTGAGTATTCGTAGTCGTGGGAGCCACCGAATCTTGCTCTTGGGGACCGCCGATCGTGCCGACGGGGGCCAGTAG
- a CDS encoding PQQ-like beta-propeller repeat protein: MTAPDQSDQASPEPPRFEYDTSTLSADEHAGDGADQDPEGAEQVRSPLDTTTAIGLAVTLLALAGLCALLGQHFLVGWLRLAAGLLAAFGVGALVLVALGRSRRAVAFGAAGAVAVLLAAGLTVPSVLSARPTALEDAALVSIPALADGDRVTSLPLEGSPVLVRRVDGTAELLRGTRVDTVDSSDGELLALSADGTRFIRVTGTPVETTVLDLPADAAPQVRAILPGAPLALEGDLLVLRTCTAGMCRISGHDLAAEESGTSTNPVPALWTISDGAGEQAQDVRGADAAGIAVPARAAQPPGLLDAVDQGGILPEVPLRFDPAQGWVQLDPATGFPLGSILAGPEEQCRIAVTAPPPAPQSLQAPRPVVLTVCSDEDGAMTATAFADGAMLWESDPSPAGEWTVLLDRGRVLASGTEAGTDQPGEIVAGETRAAWTAPGGPALQQASAFTTRIGIDGARMVITNDAGQLAAYDTAHGQNTWTHGVNEAETPDPGDDAPDVRGMLGTGSVVVLDPASRTAALDPRGGRRLRVIDAGTGEMTFESVVSGSAEPVAAVGRGSALVTDGDRTLLLGR; encoded by the coding sequence GTGACCGCTCCCGACCAATCGGACCAGGCCTCGCCCGAGCCACCGCGGTTCGAGTACGACACGTCCACGCTGTCCGCGGACGAGCACGCGGGTGACGGCGCAGACCAGGATCCCGAGGGTGCCGAGCAGGTCCGGTCGCCCCTCGATACCACCACCGCGATCGGCCTGGCTGTCACCCTGCTGGCCCTGGCCGGGCTGTGCGCCCTGCTGGGGCAGCATTTCCTCGTGGGGTGGCTGCGCCTGGCGGCAGGGCTGCTCGCCGCTTTCGGCGTCGGGGCGCTGGTGCTGGTGGCACTGGGCCGTTCTCGCCGGGCCGTGGCCTTCGGTGCCGCAGGCGCGGTGGCCGTGCTGCTCGCTGCCGGGCTCACGGTGCCCTCCGTGCTCTCGGCCCGCCCCACGGCCCTGGAGGACGCGGCCCTCGTCTCGATCCCTGCACTTGCCGATGGCGACCGCGTCACCTCCCTCCCGCTCGAGGGCAGCCCGGTGCTCGTGCGCAGGGTCGACGGCACTGCTGAGCTGCTGCGCGGGACGCGGGTCGATACCGTCGACTCCTCCGATGGAGAGCTGCTGGCGCTCAGCGCCGACGGCACCCGCTTCATCCGCGTCACCGGCACGCCCGTCGAGACCACCGTGCTCGACCTGCCCGCTGATGCCGCACCCCAGGTGAGGGCGATCCTGCCCGGGGCTCCTCTCGCGCTGGAAGGAGACCTGCTGGTGCTGCGCACCTGCACCGCGGGCATGTGCCGGATCAGCGGTCACGACCTGGCGGCCGAGGAGTCAGGCACGAGCACGAACCCCGTGCCGGCGCTCTGGACCATCTCCGACGGGGCGGGGGAGCAGGCCCAGGACGTGCGCGGCGCCGATGCCGCCGGCATCGCGGTGCCCGCCCGTGCAGCGCAGCCCCCCGGGCTGCTGGACGCCGTCGACCAGGGCGGGATCCTGCCCGAGGTCCCCCTGCGCTTCGACCCTGCCCAGGGCTGGGTGCAGCTGGACCCCGCCACCGGGTTCCCGCTGGGGAGCATCCTGGCCGGCCCCGAGGAGCAGTGCCGTATCGCGGTGACGGCGCCGCCGCCTGCCCCGCAGTCGCTGCAGGCGCCCCGTCCCGTGGTGCTCACCGTGTGCAGCGACGAGGACGGTGCGATGACCGCGACCGCCTTCGCCGACGGCGCGATGCTGTGGGAGTCGGACCCGTCACCGGCGGGGGAGTGGACGGTGCTGCTGGACCGGGGCCGGGTGCTCGCCTCCGGCACCGAGGCGGGCACGGACCAGCCCGGGGAGATCGTGGCCGGGGAAACGCGAGCGGCATGGACCGCTCCAGGCGGACCCGCGCTTCAGCAGGCCAGCGCCTTCACCACCCGCATCGGGATCGACGGGGCACGCATGGTGATCACCAACGACGCCGGCCAGCTGGCCGCCTACGACACCGCGCATGGCCAGAACACCTGGACGCACGGCGTGAACGAGGCGGAAACGCCCGATCCTGGGGATGATGCGCCGGATGTGCGCGGGATGCTCGGTACCGGATCCGTGGTCGTCCTGGATCCGGCCTCACGCACTGCGGCCCTGGATCCCCGGGGTGGCCGTCGCCTGCGCGTGATCGACGCCGGCACCGGTGAGATGACCTTCGAGTCCGTCGTCTCCGGTTCCGCCGAGCCGGTCGCCGCGGTGGGCCGCGGGAGCGCCCTGGTCACCGACGGGGACCGGACACTGCTGCTGGGTCGCTGA
- the tgt gene encoding tRNA guanosine(34) transglycosylase Tgt: protein MAVTELPAHTTDGTESARVADPVTPSSPPSPADVGYEITARHGDKARAGVITTPHGQIATPAFIPVGTKATVKAVLPESMADLGAQALLANAYHLYLQPGHDLVDEAGGLGAFMNWPGPTYTDSGGFQVMSLGAGFKKVLSSEFAGGATARTASGEDDAVAEGKERLAHVDDDGVTFRSFINGDVHRFTPEISMQIQHGLGADIMFAFDELTTLMNSRGYQEKALERTRLWAIRCLAEHQRLTAERTHRPYQQLWGVIQGAQFEDLRRKAARDLGAMDVDGQVFDGFGIGGALEKENLGTIVGWVTDELPEDRPRHLLGISEVDDLFTAVAAGADTFDCVSPSRVARNSAVYTRTGRVNLTGARYRRQFAPIDETCDCYTCTHYTAAYVHHLFRAKEMLSSTLCTIHNERFVVRLVDEIRASLISGDFEALREQRTADYYGAPR from the coding sequence GTGGCGGTGACCGAACTGCCAGCCCACACTACCGACGGCACCGAGTCCGCTCGCGTTGCCGATCCAGTGACACCATCGTCCCCGCCCTCTCCGGCCGATGTCGGCTACGAGATCACCGCCCGCCACGGCGACAAGGCCCGCGCGGGCGTGATCACCACCCCCCACGGGCAGATCGCCACCCCCGCCTTCATCCCGGTGGGGACCAAGGCCACCGTGAAGGCGGTGCTGCCGGAGTCCATGGCGGATCTGGGCGCGCAGGCCCTGCTGGCCAACGCCTACCACCTGTACCTCCAGCCCGGCCACGACCTGGTGGACGAGGCCGGGGGCCTGGGTGCGTTCATGAACTGGCCCGGCCCCACCTACACCGACTCCGGCGGCTTCCAGGTGATGAGCCTGGGGGCGGGGTTCAAGAAGGTGCTCTCCAGCGAGTTCGCCGGTGGCGCCACCGCCCGCACTGCCAGCGGGGAGGACGACGCGGTGGCCGAGGGCAAGGAGCGCCTGGCTCATGTGGACGACGACGGCGTCACCTTCCGCTCCTTCATCAACGGCGACGTGCACCGCTTCACCCCGGAGATCTCCATGCAGATCCAGCACGGGCTGGGGGCCGACATCATGTTCGCCTTCGACGAGCTGACCACGCTGATGAACTCCCGCGGCTACCAGGAGAAGGCGCTGGAGCGCACCCGACTGTGGGCGATCCGCTGCCTGGCCGAGCACCAGCGCCTCACCGCCGAGCGCACCCACCGCCCCTACCAGCAGCTGTGGGGCGTGATCCAGGGAGCCCAGTTCGAGGACCTGCGTCGCAAGGCCGCCCGCGACCTCGGCGCGATGGACGTGGACGGCCAGGTGTTCGACGGCTTCGGCATCGGTGGGGCACTGGAGAAGGAGAACCTGGGCACCATCGTCGGGTGGGTCACCGACGAGCTGCCTGAGGACCGGCCCCGCCACCTGTTGGGCATCAGCGAGGTGGACGACCTGTTCACCGCCGTAGCAGCGGGGGCCGACACCTTCGACTGCGTCTCCCCGTCACGGGTGGCCCGCAACAGCGCCGTCTACACCCGGACGGGCCGGGTGAACCTCACCGGCGCCCGCTACCGCCGCCAGTTCGCCCCCATCGACGAGACGTGCGACTGCTACACCTGCACCCACTACACCGCCGCCTACGTGCACCACCTGTTCCGGGCCAAGGAGATGCTCTCCTCCACCCTGTGCACCATCCACAACGAGCGCTTCGTGGTGCGCCTGGTGGACGAGATCCGGGCGTCTCTGATCAGCGGGGACTTCGAGGCCCTGCGCGAGCAGCGCACCGCCGACTACTACGGCGCTCCCCGCTGA
- the istA gene encoding IS21 family transposase: protein MVRKIRAKLVLQLRAEGLSGRAISSSQGMSRKSVRAVFEAADAAGIGWGDIADVADEQVYARLFPGRGEHESVFAQPDWEQVHREMARVGVTLKLLHGEYFDATTAAGDPAMGYDRFCRTYQHHVMVTGAASRVGHKAGQSVEVDWSGPTMELADPVTGEVSKVFLFVACLPFSRYAFCFPALDMRQESWLRAHVAMFEALGGTVPRIVPDNLKTGVVKHPREGEIVLNDAYREMAAHYSAAVLPGRVRKPKDKASVENTVAHVATWVIAGLRDQRFTSLPELAAAIGQRMEAYNAEPFQKRPGSRASVFDAEERPLLTPLPAVPYEISTWHYGRRVGRNGHVTFARNFYSAPFAHIGAKVDLRITARTLEIYQGSQRLTSHLLLPETASNEYRTNDADLPAGERFQAWDAQRVRAWADRVGPATVIVIQRIFESVPIVEQGLDPALAVLRLSRRFSVDRVEAACALALTGRVRSPRYAHLHPILATGQDKVAALRPPREEPAEDGGYVRGADYYAGGVR from the coding sequence ATGGTACGGAAGATCAGGGCGAAGCTGGTGCTCCAGCTGCGCGCAGAAGGTCTGTCGGGGCGAGCGATTTCGTCCTCGCAGGGCATGTCCCGCAAGTCCGTGAGGGCGGTGTTCGAGGCCGCTGACGCTGCAGGGATCGGGTGGGGCGATATCGCGGACGTCGCCGATGAGCAGGTGTATGCCCGGTTGTTCCCGGGCCGGGGCGAGCACGAGAGCGTGTTCGCACAGCCGGACTGGGAACAGGTCCATCGAGAGATGGCCAGGGTCGGCGTGACGCTGAAGCTGTTGCACGGCGAGTACTTCGACGCGACCACGGCGGCTGGGGATCCGGCGATGGGGTATGACCGGTTTTGCCGCACCTACCAGCACCACGTCATGGTCACCGGTGCCGCTTCGAGAGTCGGTCACAAGGCCGGCCAGAGCGTGGAGGTCGACTGGTCCGGCCCCACGATGGAGCTGGCCGATCCGGTCACCGGCGAGGTCTCGAAGGTGTTCTTGTTCGTTGCCTGCCTGCCTTTTTCTCGTTACGCGTTCTGCTTCCCGGCGCTGGATATGCGCCAGGAGTCCTGGCTGCGAGCGCACGTAGCGATGTTCGAGGCGCTGGGCGGGACGGTCCCGAGGATCGTTCCGGACAACCTCAAGACCGGTGTGGTGAAGCACCCCCGCGAGGGCGAGATCGTCCTGAACGATGCGTATCGCGAGATGGCAGCGCATTACTCGGCGGCGGTGCTCCCGGGGAGGGTGCGGAAACCGAAAGACAAGGCGAGCGTGGAGAACACCGTCGCGCACGTCGCGACCTGGGTCATCGCCGGGCTGCGGGATCAGCGATTCACGTCCCTGCCCGAACTTGCAGCCGCCATCGGGCAGCGGATGGAGGCCTATAACGCGGAGCCGTTCCAGAAGCGGCCCGGATCCCGCGCCAGCGTGTTCGACGCGGAGGAGCGGCCGCTGCTGACGCCGCTGCCGGCGGTGCCCTACGAGATCTCGACATGGCACTACGGACGACGAGTGGGCAGGAACGGGCACGTCACGTTCGCGCGGAACTTCTACTCCGCGCCGTTCGCGCACATCGGCGCGAAGGTCGATCTGCGCATCACGGCCCGGACGCTGGAGATCTATCAGGGCAGCCAGCGACTGACCAGTCACCTGCTGCTCCCGGAGACCGCGAGCAATGAGTACCGCACCAACGACGCGGACCTACCTGCGGGCGAGCGTTTCCAGGCCTGGGACGCGCAGAGGGTGCGGGCGTGGGCAGATCGGGTCGGGCCGGCCACGGTGATCGTGATCCAGCGGATCTTCGAGTCCGTGCCGATCGTGGAACAGGGCCTGGATCCCGCGTTGGCGGTGCTACGGCTCTCTCGCCGCTTCTCCGTAGATCGGGTCGAGGCGGCCTGCGCACTCGCGCTGACGGGACGGGTCCGTTCACCGCGCTATGCGCATCTGCACCCGATCTTGGCCACCGGGCAGGACAAGGTCGCCGCCCTGCGTCCACCCCGCGAGGAACCCGCGGAAGACGGCGGATACGTCCGTGGCGCCGACTACTACGCCGGAGGTGTCCGGTGA
- a CDS encoding glycoside hydrolase family 2 TIM barrel-domain containing protein has translation MTSTTAPHTLPATDPADHWWEALPAGQGRLRGRAHLHSDAPALSLDGTWDFRYGTRADGSDLGESAPIEVPGLWQLQGYGAPQYTNVVYPIPRDHPYVPDENPTGHYSRTVTVPAQWNASLADGARILLRFQGVDSAAKVWIDGIEIGVTTGSRLTQEFDVTDTLGSEGEHRLDVRVVQWSVNTYVEDQDMWWASGIFRSVDLLLRPAGGIHDLEHVADFDPATGAGTLRVTAFDEKGTEVEATVEVPDLGISATTGTEIDAGQVRPWSAEDPHLYDATVSTGAETVRLRLGFRRVEVDGEIFRVNGERIVFRGVNRHEADPVVGRTQHLANQDLDVALMKQHNLNAVRTSHYPPHQRFLEVCDEAGLYVICEGDFETHGFHADSTWGEDPTGAAERPADNPMYEELLVERTERFVLRDRNHASIVMWSIGNEAATGTVTDAMIAAVRGVDPTRPVIYEQDYRCDHSDVFSLMYSSIDESTQIGRRELSDEYRTKLVHMLRHLGVDAPDNGFGTAEDPAPALSKPFLWIEYAHAMGNGAGSLKEYMELTHEYPALHGGFIWEWIDHGLETTDTEGNRIYGYGGDFGERLHDSNFVADGLVLPDRTPSPALLDAKHHYSPVGLEVTPGSVRIHNRYAFSDLTHLRAEVSLDGQHTWQELQLPTLAAGESTDVALPAGDGPVTTVRLLTRDAAGPVPADHVVVAADHVDAEKRRASVPELEGAVTPERSEDGSWQLGPARFDDLGRLVSIGDLEVEQSYADLYRAPVDNERARTRYPLEARWKRIGLDGARRRTVEVAADGDQLVVRTRLGLDGSKLGADVVERWRGTGQQVEAEVTITPVDFWPKDLPLPRIGWTLSLPGGLDQVEYEGYGPHETYPDTGGGTTFATWESSLQDLQVPYVFPQENGNRAGVVRAVLRGGATGGLELQAPDGLGLAVRPWSTTELDQKLHDGALRADGRTWVTLSAALHGVGSAACGPLPLDQYVLSAHEETFTFRLRPLDS, from the coding sequence ATGACCTCCACCACCGCGCCCCACACCCTCCCGGCCACCGATCCCGCCGATCACTGGTGGGAGGCGCTTCCCGCAGGTCAGGGCCGTCTGCGCGGCCGCGCCCACCTCCACAGCGATGCCCCCGCCCTCAGCCTCGACGGCACCTGGGACTTCCGCTACGGAACCCGGGCCGACGGCTCCGACCTGGGCGAGAGCGCCCCGATCGAGGTGCCGGGCCTGTGGCAGCTGCAGGGCTACGGCGCGCCGCAGTACACCAACGTCGTCTACCCCATCCCCCGCGACCACCCCTACGTGCCGGACGAGAACCCCACGGGGCACTACTCCCGCACCGTCACCGTCCCTGCCCAGTGGAATGCCTCCCTCGCCGACGGTGCCCGGATCCTGCTGCGCTTCCAGGGCGTGGACTCCGCGGCCAAGGTGTGGATCGACGGCATCGAGATCGGTGTGACCACGGGCTCGCGCCTCACCCAGGAGTTCGATGTCACCGACACCCTGGGCTCCGAGGGCGAGCACCGGCTGGACGTGCGGGTGGTGCAGTGGTCGGTGAACACGTACGTCGAGGACCAGGACATGTGGTGGGCCTCGGGGATCTTCCGCAGCGTGGACCTGCTGCTGCGCCCCGCAGGCGGCATCCACGACCTGGAGCATGTGGCGGACTTCGACCCGGCTACCGGCGCCGGCACCCTGCGGGTGACCGCGTTCGACGAGAAGGGCACCGAGGTCGAGGCCACCGTGGAGGTGCCGGACCTCGGGATCTCCGCCACCACCGGTACCGAGATAGACGCCGGTCAGGTGCGTCCCTGGTCGGCGGAGGACCCGCACCTGTACGACGCCACCGTCTCCACCGGCGCCGAGACCGTGCGCCTGCGGCTCGGCTTCCGCCGCGTCGAGGTGGACGGGGAGATCTTCCGCGTCAACGGCGAGCGCATCGTGTTCCGCGGCGTGAACCGCCACGAGGCGGACCCTGTCGTGGGCCGCACCCAGCACCTGGCCAACCAGGACCTGGACGTGGCGCTGATGAAGCAGCACAACCTCAACGCCGTGCGCACCTCCCACTACCCGCCCCACCAGCGGTTCCTGGAGGTGTGCGACGAGGCCGGGCTGTACGTGATCTGCGAGGGCGACTTCGAGACCCACGGCTTCCACGCCGACTCCACCTGGGGCGAGGACCCCACCGGTGCCGCCGAGCGCCCGGCCGACAACCCCATGTACGAGGAACTACTGGTGGAGCGCACCGAGCGGTTCGTGTTGCGCGACCGCAACCACGCCTCGATCGTGATGTGGTCGATCGGGAACGAGGCCGCCACCGGCACGGTCACCGATGCGATGATCGCTGCGGTGCGCGGGGTGGATCCCACCCGCCCGGTGATCTACGAGCAGGACTACCGCTGCGACCACTCCGACGTGTTCTCGCTGATGTACTCCTCGATCGACGAGTCGACGCAGATCGGCCGCCGCGAGCTGTCCGATGAGTACCGCACCAAGCTGGTGCACATGCTGCGCCACCTGGGCGTGGACGCGCCCGATAACGGCTTCGGCACCGCGGAGGACCCCGCCCCCGCACTGTCCAAGCCGTTCCTGTGGATCGAGTACGCCCACGCGATGGGCAACGGCGCCGGCTCCCTCAAGGAGTACATGGAGCTCACCCACGAGTACCCGGCCCTGCACGGCGGGTTCATCTGGGAGTGGATCGACCACGGCCTGGAGACCACCGACACCGAGGGCAACCGGATCTACGGCTACGGCGGCGACTTCGGCGAGCGCCTGCACGACTCGAACTTCGTGGCCGACGGCCTGGTGCTGCCGGACCGCACCCCCTCCCCGGCCCTGCTGGACGCCAAGCACCACTACTCCCCCGTGGGCCTGGAGGTCACGCCTGGCTCGGTGCGGATCCACAACCGCTACGCCTTCTCCGACCTCACCCACCTGCGGGCCGAGGTGTCCCTGGACGGCCAGCACACCTGGCAGGAACTGCAGCTGCCGACCCTGGCCGCCGGGGAGAGCACGGACGTGGCCCTGCCTGCCGGTGACGGCCCGGTGACCACGGTGCGCCTGCTCACGCGGGACGCCGCAGGCCCGGTGCCGGCCGATCACGTGGTGGTCGCGGCCGATCACGTCGATGCCGAGAAGCGCCGGGCATCCGTGCCCGAGCTCGAGGGAGCCGTGACCCCGGAGCGCTCGGAGGACGGCTCCTGGCAGCTGGGCCCGGCCCGCTTCGACGACCTGGGTCGCCTGGTGTCGATCGGCGACCTGGAGGTCGAGCAGTCCTATGCGGACCTGTACCGGGCGCCGGTGGACAACGAGCGCGCCCGCACCCGCTACCCGCTGGAGGCCCGCTGGAAGCGGATCGGCCTGGACGGCGCTCGCCGTCGCACGGTCGAGGTCGCGGCCGACGGCGACCAGCTGGTGGTGCGCACCCGCCTGGGCCTGGACGGCTCCAAGCTGGGGGCCGACGTGGTGGAGCGCTGGCGCGGAACGGGCCAGCAGGTCGAGGCGGAGGTGACGATCACCCCGGTGGACTTCTGGCCGAAGGACCTCCCCCTGCCGCGGATCGGCTGGACCCTGTCCCTTCCCGGGGGCCTGGACCAGGTGGAGTACGAGGGCTACGGCCCGCACGAGACCTACCCGGACACCGGCGGCGGCACCACCTTCGCCACCTGGGAGTCCTCACTGCAGGACCTGCAGGTGCCATACGTGTTCCCGCAGGAGAACGGTAACCGGGCGGGCGTCGTGCGTGCGGTGCTGCGCGGCGGGGCCACGGGCGGCCTGGAGCTGCAGGCACCGGACGGACTGGGCCTCGCGGTGCGGCCCTGGTCGACCACGGAGCTCGACCAGAAGCTGCACGACGGCGCGCTGAGGGCCGACGGCCGCACCTGGGTGACGCTGTCGGCGGCCCTGCACGGGGTGGGCTCGGCCGCCTGCGGACCCCTGCCGCTGGATCAGTACGTGCTGTCCGCGCACGAGGAGACCTTCACCTTCCGCCTGCGGCCCCTGGACAGCTGA
- a CDS encoding ATP-binding protein: MSVIDNDTKRKLREMGATALLDAIDAQDEAHVLGMSFQERLQLIVDEAHSIFNHGKVEGLIRRAGLRYPGADLRRLDLVEERGLNRNVIAQLATCSFIQRQQNVVFQGFTGSGKSYLGCALAKQACQHRLRAHYIRMPDLEEAWALAKDKPQGQTKFLRKYSTFSLLVIDEWLLDHPDEGMRSMLLELLERRYDTGSTVFCTQYPKKDWHARLGGAVHADAIMDRIVHNTIWIDTGDRNMREHTALPQ; this comes from the coding sequence GTGAGCGTGATCGATAACGACACGAAGCGGAAGCTGCGCGAGATGGGCGCGACCGCGCTGCTGGACGCGATCGATGCCCAGGATGAGGCTCACGTGCTGGGGATGTCGTTCCAGGAACGGCTCCAGCTGATCGTGGACGAGGCGCATTCCATCTTCAATCATGGAAAGGTCGAGGGTCTGATCCGCCGGGCGGGGCTGCGTTATCCCGGAGCGGACCTGCGGCGGCTGGATCTGGTCGAGGAACGGGGACTGAACCGGAACGTGATCGCGCAACTGGCAACCTGCTCCTTCATCCAGCGGCAACAGAACGTGGTCTTCCAGGGCTTCACCGGCTCAGGGAAGTCCTACCTCGGCTGCGCGCTGGCGAAGCAGGCCTGCCAGCACCGGCTCCGAGCCCACTACATCCGAATGCCCGACCTCGAAGAGGCCTGGGCCCTGGCAAAGGACAAGCCGCAGGGCCAGACGAAGTTCCTGCGGAAGTACTCCACGTTCTCGCTGCTGGTGATCGACGAGTGGCTGCTGGACCATCCTGACGAGGGAATGCGTTCGATGCTGCTGGAACTGCTCGAGCGCCGCTATGACACCGGCTCGACCGTGTTCTGCACCCAGTACCCGAAGAAGGACTGGCACGCCCGGCTCGGTGGAGCAGTCCACGCCGATGCGATCATGGACCGCATCGTGCACAACACAATCTGGATCGACACCGGCGACAGGAACATGCGAGAACACACCGCACTGCCCCAGTGA